A genomic window from Scophthalmus maximus strain ysfricsl-2021 chromosome 17, ASM2237912v1, whole genome shotgun sequence includes:
- the LOC118289441 gene encoding uncharacterized protein LOC118289441: MDSKSGATDSVLDSPEQQQIFNMMSLSQRGRMDEQRCTLSPARTAKIKATPTGSNCEEFSHTQDSKQGQSLNDLKVSLPGLNYQKPISDNHHGSAPHISVTESTPDLNRKLVSPANQLQSESPDEQLNFMNMISNGQRGRMDDQSCSLDPSKSAPCTPKPTDRKLAADPEMFFKLLSNTQSKRLDDQRATLPSLPGPQKENATSTAGGDSSYLCYMVSKVQGSRMEDQRCSLPQIKDKSVSGSGPPRSASFSPGSDIGRSKSNDKESQKQVLSAAEQEDFFSLMSNSRRGRMDEQRCVLGVSPQSTPKHKPSQSTLPKDPDSEKFFTLLSNTQDRRLDDQRASLLPLPGIQNGGGTSASGAAGMDTNHLCYMVSKVQGSRMDEQRCSAPQILQNLGSPSAQHKEHPNSDNRAKTDQHQQEASPAEQDKFLKMMSHAQRGRMDEQRCSLQPSRSTPATPTHNGSALKNVPTGADADAFFKIISSSQGRRLDNQRVSLPTLPGISGKSERKENTKARPPACPPLIIVAESTPTTPRKDHSRRTSQPQMANAAYGSPRAFPKSASFTPETEYLKNLNSPGQVTVRVSMNFTPQQGQENAEPLTFPEVFLTLGAPGDNFVIPLSPGPGRPLSLNLNLVPKDYVKSGHRSPSRASPRKARSRPSSPNPGATSKAHPVWQCERGELVTFPISPDEDCFSLIEKIHTAHLQKGMAQGGQKCKGDPGKGQGVGKRDRKDGGNKQ; this comes from the exons GATTCTCCTGAACAGCAGCAGATCTTCAACATGATGAGTTTATCTCAGCGTGGACGAATGGATGAACAGCGTTGCACCTTGAGTCCTGCCAGAACTGCAAAAATCAAAGCTACACCTACTG GTTCAAACTGTGAGGAGTTCTCTCATACCCAGGACAGCAAGCAGGGACAAAGCCTTAATGACTTGAAGGTGTCATTGCCAGGATTGAACTACCAG AAACCTATAAGTGATAACCATCACGGCTCTGCCCCTCACATCTCCGTGACGGAAAGCACTCCAGATCTAAACAGGAAACTCGTGTCACCAGCCAACCAATTACAG TCAGAATCACCTGATGAACAACTTAACTTCATGAATATGATCAGCAATGGACAGCGTGGGCGCATGGATGACCAGTCCTGTTCCTTGGATCCTAGCAAGAGTGCTCCCTGCACACCCAAACCCACAGACAGAAAGCTTGCTGCAG ATCCTGAAATGTTCTTCAAACTCTTGTCCAACACCCAGAGCAAACGGCTTGATGACCAGCGAGCGACTCTTCCATCATTACCAGggccacagaaagaaaatgccACATCGACTGCTGGAGGAGATTCAAGCTACTTGTGTTACATGGTTTCTAAAGTCCAG GGCTCCAGAATGGAGGACCAAAGGTGCTCACTACCTCAAATCAAGGATAAGTCTGTGTCTGGTTCAGGCCCCCCACGCTCAGCCTCTTTCAGCCCCGGCTCAGACATAGGTCGATCCAAGAGTAACGATAAAGAATCTCAAAAACAG GTCTTGAGTGCAGCTGaacaggaagattttttttccttaatgaGTAATTCCCGGCGTGGTCGAATGGATGAGCAGCGATGTGTCTTAGGTGTTAGTCCACAGTCCACACCCAAACACAAGCCCAGTCAGAGCACCTTGCCCAAAG ATCCAGATTCTGAAAAGTTTTTCACCCTGCTGTCCAACACTCAAGACCGACGGCTTGATGATCAGCGAGCATCTCTTCTTCCATTGCCAGGGATACAAAATGGCGGTGGCACATCAGCATCAGGTGCTGCAGGGATGGATACAAACCACTTGTGTTACATGGTCTCCAAAGTCCAG GGATCAAGGATGGATGAACAGAGATGCTCTGCACCCCAAATCTTACAGAATCTCGGTTCCCCATCTGCTCAGCACAAAGAACATCCCAATTCAGACAACCGTGCCAAAACTGACCAACATCAGCAG GAGGCATCTCCAGCTGAGCAGGATAAGTTTCTCAAAATGATGAGTCATGCACAACGTGGACGTATGGACGAGCAACGTTGCTCTTTACAGCCGAGCAGAAGTACACCtgccacacccacacacaatggaagtgctttaaaaaatgtaccaacag GTGCAGATGCGGATGCATTCTTCAAAATCATTTCCTCCAGTCAGGGACGACGGCTAGATAATCAGCGTGTTTCACTTCCCACTCTGCCAGGGATAAGTGGGAAGTCTGAacgaaaagaaaatacaaaggCTCGACCCCCA GCTTGTCCCCCACTTATCATTGTGGCTGAAAGTACACCAACAACACCCAGGAAGGACCATTCCAGACGTACCTCTCAACCCCAAATGGCCAATGCAGCATATGGCTCCCCCAGAGCCTTTCCCAAATCTGCTTCATTTACCCCTGAGACTGAATATCTGAAGAATCTGAATTCCCCAGGACAG GTAACAGTGAGGGTGTCTATGAATTTCACACCACAGCAG GGACAGGAGAATGCTGAACCACTTACATTCCCAGAGGTCTTCCTCACTCTAGGAGCCCCCGGAGATAACTTTGTGATTCCTCTGAGCCCAGGACCTGGCAGACCCCTGTCTTTAAACTTAAACCTTGTCCCAAAAGATTATGTGAAGTCCGGGCACCGCTCTCCAAGTCGTGCAAGTCCCAGGAAAGCCCGCTCAAGACCGTCATCTCCTAACCCAGGTGCAACCAGCAAAGCTCATCCTGTGTGGCAATGTGAACGGGGGGAGCTTGTGACCTTCCCCATCAGCCCAGATGAAGACTGCTTCTCTCTGATTGAGAAGATTCACACGGCCCACCTGCAGAAGGGGATGGCTCAAGGAGGACAAAAATGTAAAGGAGATCCTGGAAAGGGACAGGGGGTTggaaagagagatagaaaggATGGCGGCAATAAACAATAA
- the LOC118288958 gene encoding LOW QUALITY PROTEIN: myosin-7-like (The sequence of the model RefSeq protein was modified relative to this genomic sequence to represent the inferred CDS: deleted 2 bases in 1 codon; substituted 2 bases at 2 genomic stop codons) has product LSEIKSKNDENVRQLNDLSAQRARLQTENGEFNRQMEEKEALISQLPRGKQAYTRQIEEIKRHIEEEIKAKNALAHAIQSSRHDCDLLREQFEEEQEAKAELQRGMSKANSEVAQWRTKYETDAIQCTEELEEAKKKLAQRLQDAEECIEAVNSKCASLEKTKQRLQGEVEDLMIDVTERGRKVAEQELVDASERVGLLNSXNTSLLNTKKKLEGDFSQIQGEADDAVQEARNAEKKAKKAITDAAMMAEELKKEQDTSAHLERMKKNMEVTVKDLQHRLDEAENLAMKGGKKQLQKLESRVRELETEVEAEQRRGADAIKGVHKYERRVKELTYQTEEDKKNVTRLQDLVDKLQLKVKAXKRQAEEAEEQANTHMSRLRKVQHELEEAQERADISETQVNNLRAKSRDVGKVITFN; this is encoded by the exons TtaagtgaaataaaatcaaaaaatgacGAGAACGTTCGCCAGCTCAATGACTTGAGCGCACAGAGGGCAAGACTGCAAACAGAGAACG GTGAATTTAATCGccagatggaggagaaggaagctCTTATTTCCCAGCTCCCCAGAGGCAAACAGGCTTACACTCGGCAGATTGAAGAGATTAAGAGACACATTGAGGAGGAAATAAA GGCCAAGAATGCCCTGGCCCACGCCATTCAGTCATCCCGCCATGACTGCGATCTGCTCAGAGAGCAGtttgaagaggagcaggaggccaagGCCGAGCTGCAGCGGGGAATGTCCAAGGCCAACAGTGAGGTGGCTCAGTGGAGAACCAAGTATGAGACTGATGCTATCCAGTGCactgaggagctggaggaggccaa GAAAAAGCTTGCCCAGCGTCTGCAGGACGCTGAAGAATGCATTGAGGCTGTGAACTCCAAATGTGCCTCTTTGGAGAAGACTAAGCAGAGGCTGCAGGGTGAGGTGGAGGACCTCATGATCGATGTGA CTGAGAGAGGACGCAAAGTGGCTGAGCAGGAGCTGGTTGATGCTAGTGAGCGTGTCGGCCTGCTTAACTCCTAG AACACCAGTCTTCTGAACAccaagaagaagctggaggGGGACTTTTCGCAGATTCAAGGTGAGGCGGATGATGCTGTTCAGGAAGCACGAAATGCTGAAAAGAAAGCTAAAAAGGCTATCACTGAT GCTGCCATGATGgcggaggagctgaagaaggagcaggacaCCAGTGCTCAcctggagaggatgaagaagaacatgGAGGTCACAGTCAAGGACCTGCAGCACCGTCTGGATGAGGCTGAGAACCTCGCCATGAAGGGTGGCAAGAAGCAACTCCAGAAACTGGAGTCCAGG GTGCGCGAGTTGGAGACTGAAGTTGAAGCTGAACAGAGACGTGGAGCTGATGCCATTAAAGGAGTTCACAAATATGAAAGGAGAGTGAAGGAGCTTACCTACCAG ACTGAGGAAGACAAGAAGAATGTGACCAGACTTCAGGATCTGGTGGACAAGCTGCAGCTCAAAGTCAAGGCTTAAAAGAGACAGGCTGAGGAGGCT GAGGAGCAGGCCAACACTCACATGTCCAGGCTCAGGAAGGTTCAGCATGAACTGGAAGAAGCTCAGGAGCGCGCTGACATTTCTGAGACCCAGGTCAACAACCTGAGAGCCAAGAGTCGTGATGTTGGAAAg gtAATCACGTTTAATTAA